In Thauera aromatica K172, one DNA window encodes the following:
- a CDS encoding molybdopterin-dependent oxidoreductase — translation MTSETPRTVRNVPTYCYNCVAGPDFMTVKVVDGVATEVEPNFAAADVHPARGRVCVKAHGLVQKTYNPHRILQPMKRTNPKKGRNEDPGFVPISWDEALGIMADKLNAIRAKGLIDESGLPRVAASFGHGGTPAMYMGTLPAFLAAWGPIDFSFGSGQGVKCVHSEHLYGEFWHRAFTVAADTPLTRYVISIGSNVEASGGPCAVTRHAQARVRGYKRVQVEPHLSITGACSAEWVPIRPKTDPAFMFALIHVMVCEHGLARLDLPFLRDRTSSPYLVGPDGLYLRDPDSAKPLVWDCTSARAVPFDTPGAVPALEGRFRVAAAISVDADDARRPLTEVDGVPAFVKLVEHMGKYSPEWAAQVCDIPADTIRRIAGEFLDNAGIGGTIEIDGATLPLRPVAVTLGKSVNNGWGAFECCWARTVLATLVGALEVPGGTLGTTVRLNRPHDDRHLSVVAGEDGFMAQKFNPTDKEHWVAQPTGRNAHRTLVPIVGNSAWSQALGPTQLAWMFQREVPQDWNLPTPTMPEMWFIYRSNPAISFWDTQALVDTIATFPFTVSFAYTIDETNFFADLLLPEATDLESLQMIRVGGTKFVEQFWTARGVVLRQPAVEPQGETRDFTWISTELARRTGLLEAYNKALNRGAGGVSALKGEGYDFSLDPAREHGVDTIWDAVCRAASAELSGGRETLDLAWFKEHGFYTVPMSQKAWYLTPTLAEKGLRYELPYQERLLRIGRELGNRLHENRMHWWDEQLSEYTALPEWHDVPGRWEKALVDSGAKAEDFPLWLLATKSMQYHTGGNVSIALMREVAQNVRGHAGVIMNADTAKQYGIADGDRVEIRSHIGATYGKAVLANGIRPDTLVIIGQFDHWATPFAKDFGMPSLNTIAPMSMELTDATGSGADIVRVAIRRISGRQAQ, via the coding sequence ATGACCAGCGAAACCCCCCGGACGGTGCGGAACGTTCCCACCTACTGCTACAACTGCGTGGCCGGCCCCGACTTCATGACCGTGAAAGTGGTCGACGGTGTGGCCACCGAGGTCGAGCCCAACTTCGCCGCCGCCGACGTCCATCCGGCGCGCGGACGGGTGTGCGTCAAAGCGCACGGTCTGGTGCAGAAAACCTACAACCCGCACCGCATCCTGCAGCCGATGAAGCGCACCAATCCGAAGAAGGGGCGCAACGAGGATCCGGGCTTCGTGCCGATCTCGTGGGACGAGGCGCTCGGCATCATGGCCGACAAGCTCAACGCGATCCGCGCCAAGGGCCTGATCGACGAGTCCGGCCTGCCGCGGGTCGCGGCCAGCTTCGGCCACGGCGGCACACCGGCGATGTACATGGGCACCCTCCCCGCCTTCCTCGCCGCCTGGGGGCCGATCGACTTCAGCTTCGGCTCCGGCCAGGGAGTCAAGTGCGTGCATTCCGAGCACCTGTACGGCGAGTTCTGGCATCGTGCATTCACCGTCGCCGCCGACACCCCGCTGACCCGCTACGTGATCTCGATCGGCAGCAACGTCGAAGCCTCCGGCGGTCCGTGCGCGGTCACCCGCCACGCCCAGGCGCGGGTGCGCGGCTACAAGCGCGTGCAGGTCGAACCCCACCTCTCGATCACCGGCGCCTGTTCGGCCGAATGGGTGCCGATCCGCCCCAAGACCGACCCCGCCTTCATGTTCGCCCTGATCCATGTGATGGTGTGCGAACACGGACTCGCCCGGCTCGACCTGCCCTTCCTGCGCGATCGCACCTCCTCGCCCTACCTGGTGGGACCGGATGGGCTCTACCTGCGCGACCCGGACAGCGCCAAGCCGCTGGTCTGGGACTGCACCAGCGCGCGCGCCGTGCCCTTCGATACGCCGGGCGCGGTGCCGGCGCTGGAGGGCCGCTTCCGCGTCGCCGCGGCGATCAGCGTCGACGCCGACGACGCGCGCCGCCCCCTCACCGAAGTCGACGGTGTCCCGGCCTTCGTCAAGCTCGTCGAACACATGGGCAAATACAGCCCGGAATGGGCGGCGCAGGTCTGCGACATTCCGGCCGACACGATCCGCCGCATCGCCGGCGAGTTCCTCGACAACGCCGGCATCGGCGGCACCATCGAGATCGACGGCGCGACCCTGCCGCTGCGCCCGGTGGCGGTGACCCTGGGCAAATCGGTCAACAACGGCTGGGGCGCATTCGAGTGCTGCTGGGCACGCACCGTGCTCGCCACCCTGGTGGGGGCGCTCGAAGTTCCCGGTGGCACGCTCGGCACCACCGTGCGCCTGAACCGCCCGCACGACGACCGCCACCTCAGCGTCGTCGCCGGCGAGGACGGCTTCATGGCGCAGAAGTTCAACCCCACCGACAAGGAACACTGGGTCGCCCAGCCCACCGGGCGCAACGCCCACCGCACCCTGGTGCCGATCGTCGGCAACTCGGCCTGGAGCCAGGCCCTGGGGCCGACCCAGCTGGCGTGGATGTTCCAGCGCGAAGTGCCGCAGGACTGGAACCTGCCGACACCGACGATGCCCGAGATGTGGTTCATCTACCGTTCCAATCCGGCGATCTCGTTCTGGGACACCCAGGCCCTGGTCGACACCATCGCCACCTTCCCGTTCACGGTGTCGTTCGCGTACACGATCGACGAGACCAACTTCTTCGCCGACCTGCTGCTGCCCGAGGCCACCGACCTCGAATCGCTGCAGATGATCCGGGTCGGCGGCACCAAGTTCGTCGAGCAGTTCTGGACCGCGCGCGGCGTCGTCCTGCGCCAGCCGGCGGTCGAGCCGCAGGGCGAGACGCGCGACTTCACCTGGATCAGCACCGAACTGGCGCGCCGCACCGGGCTGCTCGAGGCCTACAACAAGGCGCTCAACCGCGGTGCCGGCGGAGTGTCGGCACTGAAAGGCGAAGGCTACGATTTCAGCCTCGACCCGGCGCGCGAACACGGCGTCGACACGATCTGGGACGCCGTCTGCCGCGCCGCCTCGGCCGAGCTTTCCGGCGGACGCGAAACGCTCGACCTGGCCTGGTTCAAGGAGCACGGCTTCTACACCGTGCCGATGTCGCAGAAAGCCTGGTACCTGACCCCGACCCTGGCGGAAAAGGGGCTGCGCTACGAGCTGCCCTACCAGGAACGCCTGCTGCGCATCGGCCGCGAACTCGGCAACCGCCTGCACGAGAATCGGATGCACTGGTGGGACGAACAGCTCTCCGAATACACCGCGCTGCCCGAATGGCACGACGTGCCCGGGCGCTGGGAGAAGGCCCTGGTCGATAGCGGGGCGAAGGCGGAAGACTTCCCGCTGTGGCTGCTGGCGACCAAGAGCATGCAATACCACACCGGCGGCAACGTCAGCATCGCGCTGATGCGCGAAGTCGCGCAGAACGTGCGCGGCCACGCCGGAGTGATCATGAACGCCGACACCGCCAAGCAGTACGGCATCGCCGACGGCGACCGCGTCGAGATCCGCTCGCACATCGGCGCCACCTACGGCAAGGCGGTGCTGGCGAACGGCATCCGCCCCGACACGCTGGTGATCATCGGCCAGTTCGACCACTGGGCCACTCCCTTCGCCAAGGACTTCGGCATGCCCAGCCTGAACACGATCGCACCGATGTCGATGGAACTCACCGACGCCACCGGCTCGGGTGCCGACATCGTCCGCGTCGCCATTCGCCGCATTTCCGGGAGGCAAGCGCAATGA
- the fdhD gene encoding formate dehydrogenase accessory sulfurtransferase FdhD — protein MHTSSYPVTETHGRYGVERWSGGDTVHAEDTVAEETPVALVYNGFSQAVMLATPQDLDDFALGFSLSEGIIERPGELYDIDVIEHGSGCEIRMHLAGERFAHMRTRRRALAGRTGCGLCGIESLEQLLQRPCPNRSSAATAVASGALLRAQSGLHALQPLFHLTGAVHGAAWCRLDGSVALVREDVGRHNALDKLIGAVAAQGGGFGDGFVLMTSRASYEIVQKAAAVGIPLIAARSAPTGMAVRVAQAAGVTLVGFARDARHSVYSHPQRIH, from the coding sequence ATGCATACGAGTTCCTATCCGGTGACGGAGACACATGGCCGCTACGGCGTCGAGCGCTGGAGCGGCGGCGACACGGTGCACGCCGAAGACACCGTCGCCGAGGAGACCCCGGTCGCCCTGGTCTACAACGGTTTCTCGCAGGCGGTGATGCTGGCCACGCCGCAGGACCTGGACGATTTCGCCCTCGGCTTCAGCCTCAGCGAAGGCATCATCGAGCGCCCGGGCGAGCTCTACGACATCGACGTCATCGAGCACGGCAGCGGCTGTGAAATCCGCATGCACCTGGCCGGCGAGCGTTTTGCGCACATGCGCACCCGGCGCCGCGCGCTGGCCGGACGCACCGGCTGCGGCCTGTGCGGCATCGAAAGTCTCGAACAATTGCTGCAGCGCCCGTGCCCGAACCGGAGCAGCGCCGCCACCGCCGTGGCCTCCGGCGCGCTGCTGCGCGCGCAATCCGGATTGCACGCCCTCCAGCCCCTGTTCCACCTCACCGGCGCGGTCCATGGCGCGGCCTGGTGCCGGCTCGACGGCAGCGTCGCGCTGGTGCGCGAGGACGTCGGCCGCCACAACGCGCTCGACAAGCTGATCGGCGCCGTCGCCGCACAGGGCGGCGGTTTCGGCGACGGCTTCGTGCTCATGACCAGCCGCGCCAGCTACGAGATCGTGCAGAAGGCAGCGGCGGTCGGCATTCCGCTGATCGCCGCGCGCTCGGCGCCCACCGGGATGGCGGTGCGCGTGGCTCAGGCCGCCGGCGTGACCCTCGTCGGCTTCGCCCGCGATGCCCGCCACAGCGTTTATTCCCACCCCCAACGGATCCACTGA
- a CDS encoding substrate-binding domain-containing protein, translating into MHRVRLNYVLGGSAGSAPIRNPLLDLLQAVREQGSISAAARTLGLSYRHVWGELKRWESELGQPLILWEKGQAARLSEFGAKLLWAERQAQARLLPQIEALRADLERAFAVAFDDSAHVLTFYASHDEALAALREHARGERLHLDIRFTGSVDAIRALNEGRCTMAGFHTRLAPSPDSLSRRTYKPLLRPGQHKLIGFARRTQGLIVAPGNPLGLHALADLVAREARFINRVRGTGTRVLVDELLAEAGIDPAALPGYGREEPSHAAIAQAVASGDADAGLGIEASARARGLGFVPLAEENYYLACLKSSLEQPATRALLALLATPAWQRRLAALPGYAPMSSGAVLSMSRVLPWWRFARRGAAA; encoded by the coding sequence ATGCACAGAGTCAGACTGAATTACGTCCTCGGCGGCAGCGCTGGCAGCGCGCCGATCCGCAATCCCCTGCTCGATCTGCTGCAGGCGGTGCGCGAGCAGGGTTCGATCTCGGCCGCGGCGCGCACGCTGGGGTTGTCCTACCGCCATGTCTGGGGCGAGCTCAAGCGCTGGGAAAGCGAGCTCGGCCAGCCCCTGATCCTGTGGGAGAAGGGCCAGGCGGCGCGCTTGAGCGAGTTCGGCGCCAAGCTGCTGTGGGCCGAGCGCCAGGCTCAGGCACGGCTGTTGCCGCAGATTGAGGCCCTGCGCGCCGACCTCGAACGCGCCTTCGCGGTGGCCTTCGACGATTCGGCGCACGTGCTGACCTTCTACGCCAGCCACGACGAGGCGCTCGCCGCGCTGCGCGAGCACGCGCGCGGCGAGCGCCTGCACCTGGACATCCGCTTCACCGGCAGCGTCGATGCGATCCGCGCGCTCAACGAAGGGCGGTGCACGATGGCGGGCTTCCACACCCGGCTGGCGCCTTCACCCGACTCGCTGTCGCGGCGCACCTACAAGCCGCTGCTGCGCCCCGGCCAGCACAAGCTGATCGGCTTCGCGCGGCGCACCCAGGGGCTGATCGTGGCGCCGGGCAATCCGCTCGGCCTGCATGCGCTCGCCGATCTGGTCGCGCGCGAGGCGCGCTTCATCAACCGGGTGCGGGGCACCGGCACCCGGGTGCTGGTCGACGAGCTGCTCGCCGAAGCCGGGATCGATCCTGCGGCGCTGCCGGGCTACGGCCGTGAGGAGCCTTCGCATGCCGCGATCGCCCAGGCGGTGGCGAGCGGCGACGCCGATGCCGGCCTCGGCATCGAAGCCAGCGCGCGTGCGCGCGGCCTCGGCTTCGTCCCCCTGGCCGAGGAGAACTACTATCTCGCCTGCCTCAAGAGCAGCCTCGAGCAGCCCGCCACCCGCGCCCTGCTCGCCCTCCTCGCGACCCCCGCCTGGCAGCGCCGCCTCGCCGCCCTGCCCGGCTATGCGCCGATGTCGAGCGGTGCGGTGCTGTCGATGAGCCGGGTGCTGCCGTGGTGGCGGTTCGCGCGGCGGGGGGCGGCCGCCTGA
- a CDS encoding acyl-CoA dehydrogenase family protein: MTMDLDFTAEERAFRDEVRSFLRDHLPAAVRHKVLNGIYLEREDYLAWQRVLHARGWGGPSWPVAFGGTGWGPVRQYLFDEACAEAGAPRLVPFGLKMVAPVLMAFGSAAQQQRFLPPILAGEAWWCQGYSEPGAGSDLAALRTRAVRDGEHYVVDGQKTWTTFAHYADWMFCLVRTDPAAKPQRGISFLLIDMRSPGIRVRPIRTLDGAHEVNEVWLEGVRVPLANLVGEENRGWTYAKFLLGHERSNIAGIGIARRELARLKRLARSESCDGRPLLEAPLFAARVARVEIELMALEITNLRVLSAEAEQRAPGVEASILKIRGSEIQQEIFALMTEALGLQALPYDREAMAAGYAGDSPLPVHARTPTAQYLNMRKLSIYGGSNEIQRNLIARSMLGL, translated from the coding sequence ATGACGATGGACCTGGATTTCACTGCCGAAGAACGGGCGTTCCGCGACGAAGTGCGCAGCTTCCTGCGCGATCACCTACCCGCCGCCGTGCGCCACAAAGTGCTGAACGGCATCTACCTCGAGCGCGAAGACTATCTCGCCTGGCAGCGCGTGCTCCATGCGCGCGGCTGGGGCGGGCCGTCGTGGCCGGTCGCGTTCGGCGGCACCGGCTGGGGTCCGGTGCGCCAGTACCTGTTCGACGAGGCCTGCGCCGAAGCCGGCGCGCCGCGGCTGGTGCCGTTCGGGCTGAAGATGGTGGCTCCGGTGTTGATGGCGTTCGGCAGCGCGGCGCAGCAGCAGCGCTTCCTGCCGCCGATCCTGGCGGGCGAGGCGTGGTGGTGCCAGGGTTATTCCGAACCGGGGGCCGGCTCCGACCTCGCCGCGCTGCGGACACGGGCGGTGCGCGACGGCGAGCATTACGTGGTCGATGGGCAGAAGACCTGGACCACGTTCGCCCACTACGCCGACTGGATGTTCTGCCTGGTGCGCACCGACCCCGCGGCCAAGCCTCAGCGCGGGATCTCCTTCCTGCTCATCGACATGCGCTCGCCCGGCATCCGCGTGCGCCCGATCCGCACCCTCGACGGCGCGCACGAGGTCAACGAAGTGTGGCTGGAAGGCGTCCGCGTGCCGCTGGCCAACCTTGTCGGCGAGGAAAACCGCGGCTGGACCTACGCCAAGTTCCTCCTCGGCCACGAGCGCAGCAACATCGCCGGGATCGGCATCGCCCGCCGCGAGCTGGCGCGGCTGAAGCGTCTCGCCCGCAGCGAGAGCTGCGACGGCCGCCCGCTGCTCGAGGCGCCGCTGTTCGCCGCCCGCGTCGCGCGCGTCGAAATCGAACTGATGGCGCTCGAGATCACCAACCTGCGCGTGCTCTCGGCCGAAGCCGAGCAGCGCGCGCCGGGAGTGGAAGCTTCGATCCTGAAGATCCGCGGCAGCGAGATCCAGCAGGAGATCTTCGCCCTGATGACCGAGGCGCTCGGCCTCCAGGCGCTGCCCTACGACCGCGAGGCGATGGCGGCCGGCTACGCCGGCGACTCCCCGCTGCCGGTCCATGCGCGCACCCCGACTGCGCAGTATCTGAACATGCGCAAGCTGTCGATCTACGGCGGCTCGAACGAGATCCAGCGCAACCTCATCGCCCGCAGCATGCTGGGCCTGTAA